From Paenibacillus sp. GP183, one genomic window encodes:
- a CDS encoding response regulator transcription factor — MIAKVLIIEDEDNIARLLEMELRYEGYEVGRAASGREGLEMALSGGWDIILLDIMLPELNGTEVLRRLRQTDERTPVILLTARDATPDKVSGLDQGANDYITKPFEIEELLARIRNCLRIRKLEDEQIKPNGSAPILSMGDLTVNPQTREVFRGKTPIDLTRTEFELLHYLLENRNLVLTRDQIINHVWGYEFVGDTHVVDVYIRYLRKKIDYPFPNQLIQTYRGVGYSMKESLK; from the coding sequence ATGATTGCGAAAGTTCTAATTATTGAAGATGAAGATAATATAGCGCGCCTCTTGGAGATGGAGCTTCGTTATGAAGGCTATGAAGTGGGTCGGGCAGCCTCTGGCAGAGAAGGTCTGGAAATGGCATTATCCGGCGGCTGGGACATCATCCTGCTCGATATTATGCTTCCGGAGCTTAATGGAACGGAGGTATTGCGTCGTTTGCGCCAAACGGATGAGCGTACACCCGTGATTTTACTGACCGCTCGTGATGCCACCCCGGATAAAGTCAGCGGCCTGGATCAAGGTGCCAATGATTACATTACGAAGCCTTTTGAAATCGAAGAATTGCTTGCACGAATCCGCAATTGTTTGCGCATCAGGAAGCTGGAGGATGAACAGATCAAACCTAACGGGTCTGCTCCAATTCTCAGTATGGGTGATTTAACCGTCAATCCGCAAACAAGAGAGGTTTTTCGGGGGAAAACACCTATTGATCTCACTCGAACGGAGTTTGAGCTGCTTCACTATTTGCTGGAGAACCGCAATCTTGTTTTGACCAGGGATCAAATTATTAATCACGTTTGGGGCTATGAATTTGTCGGTGACACTCATGTAGTGGATGTGTATATTCGTTATTTGCGCAAGAAAATTGATTATCCGTTTCCTAATCAGCTGATTCAAACCTACCGCGGGGTTGGATACAGTATGAAGGAGAGCTTGAAATGA
- a CDS encoding FTR1 family protein yields MKKVISIWFTCMLIYIWIQPGAVMASVKANPDFQAANQFVLTALQKAEQGDNKSALEQFKNFQSKWYEVEDGVKKQSTAAYKEIEDLMGQVQFAFAKQPLDASMVKESLHQLAQLNESIINGTFVSKASSSKNGRTVTLADLTALLEDALVKLDASDVTGAKQNIERFRQSWLEVEGLILSQSDQVYKSTEKNMVTSYAALASTTPDLESAKQIIRQMSQDLTPLAKKTSYTLFDASAILLREGLEALLIIVALLGFLKKSGNEQKKPWIWYGVGSGLGISIILGVIVQVLFSAGAFGKNNFLITGWTGLFAASMLFYMSYWLHSKSSMHVWQSYIQNKGNQALAKGSLWSLAVLAFLAVFREGTETVLFFIGMASSITLVTLLSGIALGILILAVLAFLIFYLGMRIPMRPFFLVSSVLVFYLCFKFTGMGVHGLQLAGLLPATNLNVPSFTSIAVYPTLESFIPQVLLLAIAITVVIWNFIKGRRIHKRLIKS; encoded by the coding sequence ATGAAGAAAGTCATTTCTATATGGTTTACTTGTATGCTGATATATATTTGGATTCAACCAGGCGCTGTCATGGCCTCAGTGAAAGCAAACCCGGATTTTCAAGCAGCTAATCAATTCGTGCTGACCGCTCTGCAAAAAGCTGAACAAGGTGATAATAAGTCAGCATTGGAGCAGTTTAAAAATTTCCAATCGAAATGGTACGAGGTGGAGGATGGCGTGAAGAAGCAATCCACCGCGGCTTACAAAGAAATTGAAGATTTGATGGGTCAAGTGCAATTTGCTTTTGCCAAGCAGCCGCTGGATGCAAGTATGGTGAAAGAAAGCCTTCACCAGCTTGCCCAACTTAATGAATCAATAATAAACGGGACCTTCGTTTCCAAAGCATCATCATCCAAGAACGGCCGCACTGTCACCCTTGCTGATTTAACCGCTTTATTGGAAGATGCGCTTGTAAAATTGGACGCATCTGACGTGACAGGAGCCAAGCAAAACATAGAGCGTTTCAGGCAATCCTGGCTTGAGGTTGAAGGCCTGATTTTGTCTCAATCGGATCAAGTGTATAAAAGCACTGAAAAAAATATGGTGACCTCCTATGCCGCACTGGCCTCCACTACTCCTGATTTGGAATCAGCGAAACAAATTATCCGGCAAATGAGCCAGGACCTTACACCGCTTGCGAAAAAAACCAGCTATACCCTCTTTGACGCCTCCGCCATTTTACTGCGCGAAGGTCTTGAAGCGCTTCTCATCATCGTGGCTTTACTAGGCTTCCTTAAAAAGAGCGGGAATGAACAGAAAAAGCCATGGATTTGGTACGGAGTCGGATCGGGACTAGGCATCAGTATCATTCTCGGTGTTATCGTTCAAGTATTATTCAGTGCCGGAGCTTTTGGTAAAAATAACTTTTTGATCACGGGTTGGACCGGATTGTTTGCGGCTTCCATGCTGTTTTATATGAGCTATTGGCTGCACAGCAAGTCCAGTATGCATGTATGGCAATCCTACATCCAGAACAAGGGCAATCAAGCCCTTGCCAAAGGAAGCCTGTGGTCCTTGGCTGTTCTTGCTTTTCTGGCTGTTTTTCGAGAAGGAACGGAAACGGTACTCTTTTTTATCGGGATGGCCTCTTCGATCACCCTGGTTACTCTGCTTTCCGGTATTGCTTTGGGCATCCTTATTCTGGCTGTTCTTGCTTTCCTCATTTTCTATTTGGGAATGAGAATTCCCATGCGTCCGTTTTTCCTGGTTTCCAGTGTTCTCGTATTTTATCTTTGCTTTAAATTTACCGGGATGGGCGTTCATGGTTTGCAGCTTGCAGGTTTATTACCCGCTACCAACCTCAACGTGCCAAGTTTTACATCGATTGCTGTTTATCCGACTCTGGAAAGCTTCATCCCCCAGGTTCTCTTGCTAGCTATAGCCATTACAGTTGTCATCTGGAACTTCATAAAAGGCAGGCGCATTCATAAGCGATTAATAAAATCATAA
- the fetB gene encoding iron export ABC transporter permease subunit FetB, producing MSILALSLTLVFIMITMLVSLWQKLGLERDIAVGTVRSALQLLLVGYVLQFIFNSSHPLFILLILTVMISVASWNAGKRGSGLRGIKWRIVIAISATELLMMGLLLGLQIVKATPQYIIPISGMTIGNAMVVAGLFLNQMKREVQASRGEIETLLSLGATARQAIQDSLKRSVKSSMIPTIDGMKTVGLVQLPGIMTGMIIAGANPVEAVRYQILIMFAFTSSAAITSILLSLLSYRLWFTPNLRLRR from the coding sequence ATGTCAATATTAGCTCTGAGTTTAACTCTTGTATTTATTATGATTACGATGCTGGTCTCTTTGTGGCAGAAGCTGGGGTTGGAACGTGATATAGCTGTAGGGACGGTTCGTTCTGCCTTGCAACTGCTGTTGGTAGGCTATGTGCTGCAGTTCATTTTCAACAGCAGCCATCCCCTGTTCATCCTCCTGATCCTGACGGTCATGATTAGTGTTGCGTCCTGGAACGCGGGAAAACGAGGCAGCGGCCTGCGCGGGATCAAATGGAGGATAGTTATCGCCATCTCTGCAACTGAGCTTTTAATGATGGGGCTTTTGCTGGGACTTCAAATCGTCAAAGCCACTCCGCAATACATCATTCCTATAAGCGGGATGACGATTGGCAATGCGATGGTGGTAGCCGGTTTATTCTTAAATCAAATGAAACGTGAGGTTCAGGCATCGCGAGGCGAAATTGAAACGTTATTGTCGCTTGGAGCTACAGCCCGACAAGCGATTCAGGACTCGCTTAAAAGATCGGTTAAATCCAGTATGATCCCTACCATTGATGGGATGAAAACCGTAGGGCTCGTTCAACTTCCCGGAATAATGACCGGGATGATTATAGCAGGGGCCAATCCGGTCGAAGCCGTTCGATACCAGATTCTCATCATGTTTGCCTTTACAAGCTCCGCGGCCATTACAAGTATCCTGTTAAGTCTGCTCAGCTATCGATTATGGTTCACTCCAAATTTGCGGCTGCGCAGGTAA
- a CDS encoding ATP-binding cassette domain-containing protein, with amino-acid sequence MQVLDIQGLKKTFEGSTQPYLFSGVSAQIAQPTVIALLGASGQGKSTLLRILSLLDEPDEGDILLQQVSFRSMDQRSWRMKVCYVAQQAVMLSGTIEDNLKIVSYLHKKPHDHQLMSQLLKQLDLEHLQLGKSAADLSGGEKQRISLIRSLLLRPEVLLLDEITASLDMHSMKLVEQLLLNWHREEGTTLIWVTHNLEQAHSVSQRIWFMGNGTLLEDSPTTEFFQQPATDMARSFLQLPSKGV; translated from the coding sequence ATGCAAGTATTGGACATCCAAGGTTTGAAAAAAACATTTGAGGGTTCGACTCAGCCATATCTATTCTCGGGGGTCTCTGCTCAAATCGCCCAGCCGACAGTTATCGCGCTGTTAGGCGCATCCGGGCAAGGAAAAAGTACACTGCTGCGGATTCTTTCCTTGTTGGATGAGCCTGACGAAGGGGATATCTTACTGCAACAAGTATCATTCAGAAGCATGGACCAAAGAAGCTGGCGCATGAAGGTCTGCTATGTGGCGCAGCAAGCCGTTATGCTTTCTGGAACTATAGAAGATAATTTGAAGATAGTGAGCTATTTACATAAAAAACCTCATGACCATCAGCTTATGAGCCAATTATTGAAGCAGCTGGATCTCGAACATCTTCAGCTTGGTAAGAGTGCTGCGGATTTGTCCGGAGGGGAAAAGCAGAGAATATCCTTAATACGCTCTTTATTGCTGCGTCCGGAAGTTCTTCTTTTGGACGAGATTACAGCCTCACTGGATATGCACAGTATGAAGCTGGTGGAGCAATTGCTGCTGAACTGGCACAGGGAAGAGGGAACGACGCTGATCTGGGTAACACATAATCTGGAACAAGCCCATTCCGTGAGCCAGAGGATTTGGTTTATGGGTAATGGAACCTTGCTGGAGGATTCGCCAACCACTGAATTTTTCCAGCAGCCGGCAACGGATATGGCGCGAAGCTTTCTACAATTGCCATCAAAAGGGGTTTGA
- a CDS encoding YtxH domain-containing protein — protein sequence MSGQTQTSNKLFITTLSFSLGALAALLFAPKTGKELRRNIVDKYSSLEESTVSLALQVKDKTVDLSQKVSDRAQTLVKRAGDTSQDLAEQVSDKATELTQIASSKTLDFAQKASDKALDIGLQASEKALDLGKDISEKSDDLAYKSGAKKY from the coding sequence ATGTCAGGACAAACTCAAACAAGCAACAAACTGTTCATTACAACACTTAGTTTTTCGCTTGGTGCTCTGGCCGCATTATTGTTTGCACCAAAAACCGGAAAAGAATTACGCAGAAATATTGTCGATAAGTATTCTTCACTTGAAGAAAGCACGGTATCCTTGGCTCTACAGGTTAAGGATAAAACGGTGGATCTGAGCCAAAAGGTAAGTGATCGAGCTCAAACCTTGGTCAAACGTGCAGGTGACACATCACAAGATCTTGCAGAGCAGGTCAGTGATAAAGCAACCGAGCTGACACAGATAGCCAGCAGCAAGACGCTGGATTTTGCTCAAAAGGCCAGTGACAAGGCTCTGGATATCGGCCTTCAGGCCAGTGAAAAAGCGCTGGATTTAGGTAAAGACATCAGCGAAAAATCCGATGACCTTGCTTATAAGTCCGGCGCCAAGAAATATTAG
- a CDS encoding manganese-dependent inorganic pyrophosphatase — protein sequence MEKTLIFGHKNPDTDTICSAIAYAALKTKLGLNVEAVRLGEINGETLFALNHFNVEAPRLVETVANEAASVILVDHNERQQSAADIDKVRVLEVIDHHRIANFETSHPLYYRAEPVGCTATILNKLYKEKGTAIPKEIAGLMLSAIISDTLLFKSPTCTEEDVEAARELAGIAGVLAESYGLDMLKAGADLSEKTISQLISLDAKEFSMGNAKVEIAQVNAVDTQDVLVKQAELEEALSKIIAVKGLDLFVFVVTDILNNDSVALVLGRAANAVEKAYNVTLVDNKAVLKGVVSRKSQIVPVLTDIFNQM from the coding sequence ATGGAAAAAACGCTGATTTTCGGGCATAAAAACCCGGATACTGACACAATCTGTTCTGCAATTGCGTATGCTGCTTTGAAAACCAAGCTAGGCCTTAATGTTGAAGCTGTCCGTTTAGGCGAAATTAACGGGGAAACATTATTTGCTTTAAATCATTTTAATGTGGAAGCGCCGCGACTCGTTGAAACGGTTGCCAATGAAGCTGCCTCTGTCATTTTGGTGGATCACAATGAGCGTCAACAAAGTGCTGCCGATATCGATAAAGTTCGTGTATTGGAAGTTATCGATCATCATCGCATTGCAAATTTTGAAACAAGCCATCCTTTATACTATCGTGCTGAACCGGTTGGTTGCACCGCTACCATTTTAAATAAGCTATATAAGGAAAAGGGCACAGCTATCCCGAAGGAAATTGCGGGGCTGATGCTATCAGCAATCATTTCCGATACCCTGCTGTTCAAATCACCAACCTGCACAGAAGAAGATGTGGAGGCAGCTCGTGAATTGGCTGGAATCGCAGGAGTCCTTGCTGAAAGCTATGGATTGGATATGCTGAAAGCAGGAGCCGATCTAAGCGAAAAAACGATCAGTCAGCTAATCTCGCTCGATGCCAAAGAGTTTTCTATGGGTAACGCAAAAGTAGAAATTGCCCAGGTCAACGCAGTGGACACACAGGATGTTCTCGTTAAGCAGGCGGAACTGGAAGAAGCTCTTTCCAAGATTATCGCAGTTAAAGGCTTGGACCTGTTTGTATTCGTAGTAACCGATATTCTGAACAACGATTCCGTTGCTTTAGTCCTGGGTCGTGCCGCCAATGCGGTCGAGAAGGCTTATAACGTAACCTTGGTCGATAACAAGGCCGTCTTAAAAGGGGTCGTTTCCCGTAAATCCCAAATCGTACCGGTATTAACCGACATTTTCAACCAGATGTAA
- a CDS encoding TraX family protein, whose translation MQLVAMITMLVDHIGKAFFPDQMEWRIVGRMAFPIYAYLLVLGYQRTSNLKRYLLRLTLIGILSQYPFMIALDIKGINAVGTLLISLLALIGLDTYKSYLQRGLILIASAILLEFGQFDYGMYGLLLVCIYRYTKFHRMVALHLLLNLVFVFLKGWLIESFSVIATICIAYAPNLFGWIGKLRIPRWLWLGFYPIHLTVLMLVEMLLLTK comes from the coding sequence GTGCAGCTAGTTGCGATGATCACGATGTTGGTGGACCATATTGGCAAAGCCTTTTTTCCGGATCAAATGGAATGGCGCATTGTCGGTCGGATGGCTTTTCCGATATACGCTTATCTGCTAGTCCTCGGATATCAGCGAACCTCAAATCTTAAAAGATATTTGCTTCGATTAACCCTGATCGGCATCTTGTCCCAATACCCTTTTATGATCGCATTAGATATAAAAGGCATCAATGCGGTAGGTACGCTTTTAATCAGCCTGCTTGCATTGATAGGGTTGGATACCTATAAAAGCTATCTGCAGCGCGGTCTCATCCTCATTGCATCCGCTATTTTATTGGAATTCGGTCAATTCGATTACGGCATGTACGGATTACTTCTGGTCTGCATTTATCGCTACACCAAATTTCATAGAATGGTCGCACTTCATCTTTTATTAAATCTGGTTTTTGTCTTCCTTAAGGGTTGGTTGATTGAAAGCTTTAGCGTGATTGCGACTATTTGCATTGCTTATGCGCCTAATTTATTTGGATGGATCGGAAAGCTTCGAATTCCCAGATGGCTATGGCTGGGTTTTTACCCGATTCATTTAACGGTGCTGATGTTAGTCGAAATGTTGCTGCTAACCAAATAA
- a CDS encoding LysE family transporter codes for MAVAYLHGLILAIGLILPLGVQNFYIFTQGAVNQRFVQVLPIVITACLCDSLLILLAVLGVSLVVMKFVWMKTLLIIGGFVFLVYMGIITWRSKVNAGSSNAAAAETISIRRIVGYTLMISLLNPHAILDTIGVLGTSSLSYQGVYKIAFTAACLTVSWCWFFSLALAGRLVGLKDKSGSFIRYLNKISAVVMWTAAVYLIYVF; via the coding sequence ATGGCAGTCGCCTACTTACATGGATTGATTCTTGCAATTGGCTTGATTTTACCGTTAGGTGTTCAGAATTTCTATATTTTTACCCAAGGTGCAGTGAATCAGAGGTTTGTTCAGGTTTTACCAATCGTGATAACGGCATGCTTATGTGATTCATTATTGATTTTACTGGCTGTACTTGGTGTGTCGCTGGTGGTTATGAAATTTGTTTGGATGAAGACCCTGCTGATTATTGGCGGGTTTGTGTTTTTGGTCTATATGGGAATCATCACCTGGCGGAGCAAGGTCAATGCAGGCAGCAGCAACGCGGCAGCAGCTGAAACTATCAGTATTCGCCGGATTGTTGGCTATACCTTAATGATTTCATTGTTAAATCCGCACGCAATACTGGATACGATCGGCGTTCTTGGCACCAGTTCTTTGAGTTACCAGGGAGTATATAAAATTGCTTTTACAGCAGCATGCTTGACGGTTTCATGGTGCTGGTTCTTCTCATTAGCGTTAGCCGGACGTCTAGTTGGATTGAAAGATAAATCAGGTAGTTTTATTCGCTATTTGAATAAAATATCGGCAGTGGTTATGTGGACTGCGGCGGTTTATCTCATCTATGTTTTTTAA
- a CDS encoding GNAT family N-acetyltransferase, whose amino-acid sequence MNENGEYTISTDKSLLQKETIQGFLSKSYWANTRSREMMERSIENSLCFGMYDGTRQVGFARVVTDYATTYWLCDVFIDEAYRGKGLGKKLVSYLVEFDPLRNLNAILATKDAHGLYEQYGFTKEPDRFMRRLPQ is encoded by the coding sequence ATGAATGAAAACGGTGAATATACGATAAGCACGGATAAAAGCTTGCTGCAGAAGGAGACGATCCAAGGTTTTTTGAGCAAAAGCTACTGGGCTAATACCCGATCTCGTGAGATGATGGAACGATCTATTGAAAATTCACTTTGTTTTGGTATGTATGATGGAACAAGGCAAGTTGGTTTTGCGCGCGTTGTAACGGATTATGCTACGACGTACTGGTTGTGCGATGTGTTTATTGACGAAGCATACAGGGGTAAAGGACTCGGAAAGAAATTGGTATCTTACTTGGTTGAGTTCGATCCTTTGAGAAATTTGAACGCTATTTTGGCAACCAAAGATGCGCATGGATTATATGAGCAATATGGTTTTACTAAGGAACCTGATCGATTTATGAGGAGATTACCTCAATAA
- a CDS encoding SRPBCC domain-containing protein, translating into MDKPVGLTKSAGFQIGVRRTLPITPEKAWQLILSQEGLQIWLGDLSSLPLQKGEKYRTREGVSGEMRVVKPKEQLRMTLQNENWTRPSTCQIRLIPTSSGKTTISFHQENLNSAAEREEMKLHWEEVLQRFTEISTVLGG; encoded by the coding sequence ATGGACAAGCCAGTTGGGTTAACGAAGTCAGCTGGATTTCAAATTGGGGTTAGAAGAACGCTGCCGATAACTCCGGAGAAGGCATGGCAGCTTATTTTATCGCAAGAAGGATTGCAAATATGGTTAGGTGATCTGTCATCGCTGCCTTTGCAAAAAGGAGAGAAGTACAGAACCCGGGAAGGGGTTTCCGGAGAAATGCGCGTAGTCAAGCCTAAGGAACAGCTTCGTATGACATTACAGAACGAAAATTGGACCCGACCATCAACCTGCCAGATTCGCCTAATTCCCACAAGCTCGGGTAAGACCACAATTAGCTTCCATCAAGAAAATTTGAATTCAGCGGCTGAAAGAGAAGAAATGAAGCTGCATTGGGAAGAAGTTTTGCAGAGATTCACTGAAATTAGCACAGTTTTGGGAGGTTGA
- a CDS encoding nucleotidyltransferase family protein — translation MSGLPLQYGINDYDFVYFDDKNISLEQENRVIEQVRDLYFDLDVKLDVKNQARVHLWYEQRFGYAIDPYRSLEEAIDTWPTSATAIGIRRVENAWKVYAPFGTNDIFAKIIRPNKVQITKEIYEIKVKRWISFWPDLTIIPWENEGEEDVKWTSQLG, via the coding sequence CTGTCGGGACTGCCGCTACAATATGGCATTAATGATTATGATTTTGTTTATTTCGATGATAAAAACATTAGCCTTGAGCAAGAAAATCGTGTTATCGAGCAGGTGAGAGACCTATATTTCGATTTAGATGTTAAACTTGATGTCAAGAACCAAGCACGGGTTCATTTGTGGTACGAGCAGCGTTTTGGTTATGCGATTGACCCCTATAGATCATTGGAAGAAGCTATTGATACTTGGCCAACCTCGGCTACAGCTATCGGTATAAGGCGGGTGGAGAATGCATGGAAAGTTTACGCTCCTTTCGGAACGAATGATATATTCGCTAAAATCATACGTCCCAACAAGGTGCAAATCACTAAAGAAATCTATGAAATCAAAGTGAAGAGATGGATTTCTTTTTGGCCGGATCTTACGATAATTCCATGGGAAAATGAAGGAGAAGAAGATGTAAAATGGACAAGCCAGTTGGGTTAA
- a CDS encoding lipid II flippase Amj family protein — MTQSLIVVFVMTMIIHTAETLSYSARFAGVKMNKIAVALSLTGIIVLISRTANLIQAPLTAKFVDYAKIHPTFELIRYLRFILLASSIGTIIAIALFPTFVGIFGRIISKLEVAGSLPKLISSVTIDQLKKTKHYLIKPSLFRFLGIPKRFIVLNIVVTSIYTVGVLSSLYAAHILPEFSTTASQSSGIINGIATILLTIFIDPQLGLITDKAIKNEDYRHQLGKIYVVLMTSRFIGTMLGQLVLIPASYLISFIVRLII; from the coding sequence ATGACCCAAAGTCTGATTGTGGTGTTTGTGATGACCATGATAATTCATACTGCTGAAACATTATCTTATTCTGCAAGATTTGCCGGTGTTAAAATGAATAAGATTGCAGTAGCTCTATCATTAACAGGAATTATTGTCCTTATATCACGAACGGCGAATTTGATTCAAGCACCGTTGACGGCTAAATTTGTGGATTATGCAAAAATTCATCCGACCTTTGAATTAATCCGATATTTGAGATTCATATTACTTGCATCCTCCATAGGAACTATCATTGCGATTGCCTTATTTCCAACCTTTGTCGGCATTTTTGGAAGAATTATATCCAAGCTGGAGGTTGCCGGATCTTTACCGAAACTTATCTCTAGTGTTACTATTGATCAATTAAAGAAAACTAAACACTATTTGATTAAACCCTCCTTGTTTCGATTTCTGGGCATTCCCAAAAGATTCATAGTTTTGAATATTGTAGTGACTTCCATTTATACAGTCGGTGTATTATCTTCTCTATATGCAGCTCATATATTGCCTGAATTCAGCACTACAGCTTCTCAGTCCTCGGGCATTATCAATGGGATTGCAACTATATTATTAACCATCTTTATCGATCCTCAATTAGGATTAATAACAGATAAAGCCATCAAAAATGAAGATTACCGCCATCAACTTGGAAAAATATATGTAGTACTGATGACTTCACGATTTATAGGGACAATGCTAGGTCAATTAGTGCTTATTCCAGCCTCTTATTTAATTAGTTTTATTGTGAGGCTCATCATATGA
- a CDS encoding catalase — MENTGSSSDSRLTTGETELTLTNRQGHPITDNQNVRTVGRRGPVTLENYNFFEKITHFDRERIPERIVHARGAGAHGYFEAYGKVGDEPVAKYTRAKLFQESGKKTPVFVRFSTVVFGGNSPETFRDPRGFAVKFYTEDGNWDLVGNNLKIFFIRDPMKFPDMVHSFRANPVNNVQNPERMFDFFSGSPEATHMATFLFSPWGIPANYRHMQGSGVNTYKWVNKDGQAVLVKYHWEPLKLEIKNLLQKEAEKIQANNTAHATQDLFEAIERGDYPEWELCVQIMSDDEHPELDFDPLDPTKLWPKEQFPFLPVGKMVLNKNPQNYFAEVEQAAFGTGVLVDGLDFSDDKLLQGRTFSYSDTQRYRVGTNYQQLPVNAPKKHVATNLRGGEMQYRVDLAPGQNPSIDYEPSTLDGLKEAPKRGKDHEPPYNDKLVRSKIERTNDFKQAGDTYRAFSDLERDELIDNLVNALKVCHQTIQEKMIGYFTEADPGYGRRVSEGLANIRKNTKGTSSLDANRAAQQADELGHETSPY; from the coding sequence GACAGTTGGCAGGCGAGGTCCAGTAACCCTTGAGAATTATAATTTTTTCGAAAAAATCACCCACTTCGACCGTGAGCGTATTCCGGAACGTATTGTGCATGCAAGAGGCGCCGGTGCTCATGGATATTTCGAAGCTTACGGCAAAGTTGGCGATGAGCCGGTCGCCAAGTATACGCGAGCCAAATTATTTCAGGAGTCGGGCAAAAAAACCCCCGTATTCGTCCGTTTTTCCACGGTTGTGTTTGGCGGCAACTCCCCTGAAACGTTCCGTGATCCGCGCGGCTTTGCCGTCAAGTTTTATACTGAAGACGGCAACTGGGACTTGGTCGGCAACAACCTGAAAATTTTCTTTATCCGCGACCCTATGAAGTTTCCAGATATGGTACATTCTTTCCGAGCCAATCCGGTTAACAATGTGCAGAATCCGGAGCGCATGTTCGACTTTTTCTCCGGGTCGCCGGAAGCGACTCATATGGCAACCTTCCTGTTCTCCCCATGGGGCATCCCGGCAAATTATCGGCACATGCAAGGCTCAGGTGTCAATACCTATAAATGGGTGAACAAAGACGGTCAAGCCGTACTCGTCAAGTACCATTGGGAACCGCTGAAATTAGAAATCAAGAATCTGTTGCAAAAAGAAGCGGAAAAAATTCAAGCCAACAACACAGCTCATGCTACACAAGATCTATTCGAAGCTATTGAGCGCGGAGATTATCCCGAGTGGGAGCTCTGTGTGCAAATTATGAGTGACGACGAGCACCCCGAACTCGACTTTGATCCTCTTGACCCGACTAAGCTGTGGCCCAAAGAGCAGTTCCCTTTCCTTCCAGTGGGCAAGATGGTTTTGAACAAAAATCCGCAAAACTATTTCGCAGAAGTAGAACAGGCAGCTTTCGGAACCGGGGTGCTTGTCGACGGATTGGATTTCTCCGACGATAAACTGCTGCAGGGACGCACCTTTTCATATTCTGACACCCAGCGTTACCGGGTCGGAACTAATTACCAGCAGCTCCCTGTGAACGCTCCAAAGAAGCATGTCGCCACCAATTTACGCGGCGGTGAAATGCAGTATCGGGTGGATCTTGCGCCAGGCCAAAATCCAAGCATAGATTATGAGCCATCCACTCTGGACGGATTAAAGGAAGCGCCAAAGCGGGGTAAAGACCATGAACCTCCCTACAATGACAAGCTTGTTCGATCCAAAATTGAACGGACCAATGATTTCAAGCAAGCAGGCGACACTTACCGTGCCTTCTCGGATTTGGAACGAGACGAGCTGATCGACAATCTGGTCAATGCTCTAAAGGTCTGCCATCAGACCATTCAGGAGAAGATGATCGGTTATTTCACCGAGGCAGATCCTGGGTATGGAAGGCGCGTCTCGGAAGGGCTGGCCAATATCCGCAAAAACACGAAAGGGACCAGTTCCCTTGACGCTAACCGCGCAGCACAGCAGGCGGATGAGTTGGGACATGAAACAAGCCCCTATTGA